A single Mangrovimonas sp. YM274 DNA region contains:
- a CDS encoding diacylglycerol kinase family protein, translating into MTKKESFAKNRIKSIGFAYKGALYLIKTEASIKVQLSIAIAVTIAGFYFEITNTEWLFQIVFIGLVMTAEGINTAIEYIADFIHPEYHKTIGHIKDISAGAVFMAAIAAIIGAMVIYFPKLF; encoded by the coding sequence ATGACCAAGAAAGAATCTTTTGCAAAGAACAGAATAAAAAGTATAGGGTTTGCTTATAAAGGAGCCCTATACTTAATCAAAACCGAAGCTAGTATCAAGGTACAACTAAGTATCGCCATCGCCGTAACTATAGCGGGGTTCTATTTCGAAATCACAAATACCGAATGGTTGTTCCAAATTGTATTTATTGGTTTGGTAATGACTGCCGAAGGCATTAATACGGCAATAGAATACATTGCAGATTTTATACACCCCGAGTACCATAAAACCATTGGCCATATAAAAGACATTTCGGCAGGAGCCGTCTTTATGGCTGCAATCGCGGCTATAATTGGCGCCATGGTCATTTATTTCCCGAAGCTGTTTTAA
- a CDS encoding outer membrane lipoprotein carrier protein LolA, which yields MKKLLIAITLFIGFHGLAQDTSSQAKALLNEVSAKIKSYNNISIDFKYSLNNMSENISQETRGNVVLQGEKYKLNILGATRIYDGKTLYTISPDDEEVTISSNNTEDEDTITPSQMLSFYEDGYRYAMDIVQNVNGRKIQYVKLTPIDTHSEIKYVLLGIDAQTKHIYNLIEIGKNGTKTTLTVNMFKTNEPISKTLFTFDQSKYKNYYINRLD from the coding sequence ATGAAAAAATTATTGATAGCAATTACACTTTTTATAGGCTTCCATGGTTTAGCTCAGGATACCTCTTCGCAAGCAAAAGCCTTATTGAATGAAGTAAGTGCCAAAATAAAAAGCTATAACAATATTAGTATAGACTTTAAATATTCACTCAATAATATGAGTGAAAACATTAGTCAAGAAACGCGAGGTAACGTAGTGCTTCAAGGGGAAAAATATAAATTAAACATTTTAGGAGCTACTCGAATTTACGATGGAAAAACCCTATACACTATTAGTCCCGATGATGAAGAAGTAACCATTTCCTCAAACAACACCGAAGACGAAGATACCATTACGCCTAGCCAGATGCTGTCCTTTTACGAAGATGGTTATAGATATGCCATGGACATTGTTCAAAATGTAAATGGCCGTAAAATTCAGTATGTAAAATTAACCCCTATAGATACTCACTCTGAAATCAAATATGTTCTATTGGGTATTGACGCTCAAACCAAACACATCTATAATTTAATTGAAATAGGAAAAAACGGAACAAAAACCACTTTAACCGTTAATATGTTTAAAACAAATGAACCTATTTCAAAAACACTTTTTACTTTTGACCAGTCCAAATACAAAAACTACTACATTAATAGGTTGGACTAA
- a CDS encoding LptF/LptG family permease, protein MKILDRYILTTYLKTFLSVFIILMLIFVLQSIWLYISELAGKDLSLSVILKFLLYVTPTLIPLILPLTILLASIMVFGSFAENYEFAAMKSTGISLQRAMRGLSVFILGLAVVTFFFANNVIPWANYNFYNLRKNIAKTQPAMAIAAGQFNEIADYNIKVDKKTGEKGEFLERVYIHKKTPNRTGNYTVITANTGELISSEDSNILQLVLYDGNYYEEIYSKDPKQNAKKPHVRSAFEKYIINVDLEGLNDVDYEEKSYEGRYNMLNVSDLSYTIDSLREKEKTEYNNFSKSLYDRTAVGSLSANIKPKKDSLYIDEVLNLFDNRTKLQIVNLAANTVNSTAQIIKTKKHTLGAQKRYLNQHIISLNEKYVLGIACIILFFVGAPLGALIRKGGIGLPLVIAIVLFLSYHFIGIFSQNSSKNGALNPIFATWLSTLIMLPLSIFLTQRATKDRGLFEFDTVLEPLKKLFSFKAKKEAFDKTYKRLDGFDNDKLIDVIKNYAHYEYDKTVKPVAYQLLLDRGLSTNDIHDKGVVVNDALLKSEKIATDFKDYSLTTIISYGIGAVLILSYFIFRNNKLPELAHIVLQLGIISFVFVAIYFTVSSIVLSKFYKSLPESNKTINYFLLLIGLPFYPITYFLLKNRVKEELYKTSIENIK, encoded by the coding sequence ATGAAAATATTAGATAGGTATATACTTACAACCTACTTAAAAACATTTTTGAGCGTGTTTATTATACTCATGCTCATTTTTGTTTTACAGTCCATTTGGTTGTACATAAGCGAACTTGCAGGTAAAGATTTGTCCCTTTCGGTCATTCTGAAGTTTTTACTGTATGTTACACCTACTCTGATACCCTTAATTTTACCCCTTACCATTTTGCTGGCATCGATCATGGTGTTTGGTAGTTTTGCCGAAAACTATGAGTTCGCTGCCATGAAATCTACGGGTATCTCCCTACAAAGAGCCATGAGAGGTTTAAGCGTTTTTATTTTAGGGCTTGCCGTGGTAACTTTCTTTTTTGCAAACAATGTCATTCCGTGGGCCAATTATAATTTTTATAACCTCAGAAAAAATATAGCCAAAACCCAACCTGCTATGGCCATTGCGGCAGGACAGTTTAATGAAATAGCAGATTACAATATAAAGGTAGACAAGAAAACTGGTGAAAAAGGTGAATTTTTAGAAAGGGTATATATTCACAAAAAAACACCCAACAGAACGGGAAATTACACGGTTATTACTGCCAATACAGGAGAATTGATAAGTAGCGAAGACTCCAATATTCTGCAACTGGTTCTTTATGACGGTAACTATTATGAAGAAATATACAGCAAAGATCCTAAGCAAAATGCCAAAAAGCCTCATGTAAGAAGTGCTTTTGAAAAATACATCATCAATGTAGACCTTGAAGGCTTAAATGATGTAGATTACGAAGAAAAGAGTTATGAAGGCAGGTACAACATGTTGAATGTTTCCGATCTCAGTTATACCATTGACAGTCTTCGGGAAAAAGAAAAAACCGAATACAATAATTTTTCCAAATCGCTTTATGACAGAACAGCTGTTGGTTCCTTAAGTGCCAATATCAAACCCAAAAAGGACTCTCTTTATATTGATGAAGTGCTAAATTTATTTGATAACAGAACCAAATTACAAATAGTTAATTTAGCTGCCAATACGGTCAACAGTACTGCGCAAATTATCAAAACAAAAAAGCATACTCTAGGGGCCCAAAAAAGGTACCTTAACCAACACATTATTTCCCTCAATGAAAAATACGTATTGGGTATTGCCTGCATTATTCTATTTTTTGTTGGCGCCCCCCTTGGAGCCTTAATTAGAAAAGGAGGTATTGGACTGCCGTTGGTAATAGCAATAGTGCTATTTTTATCCTATCACTTTATTGGTATTTTCTCACAAAACAGTTCGAAAAACGGGGCTTTAAATCCAATTTTTGCCACTTGGCTTTCTACCTTGATTATGCTTCCACTTAGTATCTTTTTAACCCAAAGAGCCACAAAAGACAGAGGGTTGTTTGAATTTGATACTGTTCTGGAACCTCTAAAAAAACTGTTTTCTTTTAAAGCCAAAAAAGAGGCCTTTGATAAAACCTACAAACGCCTGGACGGTTTTGATAACGACAAACTCATTGATGTGATTAAAAATTATGCGCATTACGAGTACGACAAAACCGTAAAACCTGTTGCTTATCAACTTCTACTGGATCGAGGGTTAAGTACAAATGATATCCATGATAAAGGCGTGGTGGTGAATGACGCACTTCTTAAATCAGAAAAAATAGCTACCGATTTCAAAGATTATTCACTTACCACAATAATAAGTTATGGTATTGGCGCCGTATTGATACTATCCTATTTCATTTTTAGAAACAATAAACTACCAGAATTAGCACATATCGTACTGCAGTTGGGAATTATTTCATTTGTATTTGTAGCCATCTATTTTACGGTTTCGTCTATTGTACTTTCCAAGTTTTACAAATCCTTGCCGGAAAGCAATAAAACCATCAATTATTTTCTCCTTTTAATAGGACTCCCCTTCTATCCAATCACCTACTTTTTGTTAAAAAATAGGGTTAAGGAAGAGTTGTATAAAACTAGTATAGAAAATATAAAATAA
- a CDS encoding DNA translocase FtsK: protein MAKKKTKTKDSKTSNFNKPSFKLTSQQKLIYGSLLMILGILLSIAFLSFFFTGKVDQSTLDALGTRDVEAQNWLNKLGAWVSDLFILKGFGVASFIFAGLAFLSGVYIALDINKAKLRSHWIWGTLIVIWCSVLFGFFTHKYDALGGTVGFEMNSFFQDYIGKIGTALLLLFGLITYLALRFNVTGHTFVNLFKSAQKDIKTEFATDGPILATNAAAVPVDNNLTEEAEEIKSAFNVDEDETSPSIAALFNHTKKETEATASLENSEEQKEDNSPVELEPKITQEPQNTSKPNDSLQVEVNQSGNDDFEIEIEQVEEEESENDNLANKLVADFGQFDPTLELSKYQFPPLDLLKKYDSEGITINQEELEENKNRIVDTLSNYKIGISSIKATIGPTVTLYEIVPEAGVRISKIKNLEDDIALSLSALGIRIIAPIPGKGTIGIEVPNKSSTIVSMRSVIASQKFQKSDMELPIAFGKNISNETMVVDLAKMPHLLMAGATGQGKSVGLNAVLTSLLYKKHPAEVKFVLVDPKKVELTLFNKIERHYLAKLPDSEDAIITDNTKVINTLNSLCIEMDNRYEMLKNAMCRNIKEYNEKFKSRKLNPNDGHQFLPYIVLVVDEFADLIMTAGKEVETPIARLAQLARAIGIHLIIATQRPSVNVITGIIKANFPARIAFRVTSKIDSRTILDGPGADQLIGRGDMLYTQGNDIIRIQCAFVDTPEVEKITEFIGGQKAYPDAYLLPEYVGEDGNGTGLDIDISDRDALFREAAEIIVTAQQGSASLLQRKLKLGYNRAGRLIDQLEAAGIVGGFEGSKARQVLVPDLAALDQLLENENI from the coding sequence ATGGCGAAGAAGAAAACTAAAACCAAAGACAGTAAAACCTCTAACTTTAACAAACCCTCATTCAAATTAACAAGTCAACAAAAGTTGATTTATGGGAGCTTGTTAATGATTCTTGGTATTTTACTAAGCATAGCCTTTTTGTCTTTTTTCTTCACTGGAAAAGTAGACCAAAGTACTTTGGATGCCCTTGGAACAAGAGACGTTGAAGCTCAAAACTGGCTCAATAAACTTGGTGCATGGGTAAGTGATTTATTCATCTTGAAAGGCTTTGGTGTGGCTTCATTTATCTTTGCCGGACTCGCCTTTTTGTCTGGGGTTTACATTGCCTTGGATATAAACAAAGCTAAACTTCGGTCGCATTGGATTTGGGGCACACTCATAGTTATATGGTGTTCCGTACTCTTCGGATTTTTCACTCATAAATATGATGCTTTGGGAGGTACGGTAGGTTTTGAGATGAATAGTTTCTTCCAAGATTACATCGGAAAAATTGGTACTGCCCTACTTCTACTTTTTGGTTTAATCACCTATTTAGCTCTTAGATTTAACGTGACAGGACATACGTTTGTCAACTTGTTTAAAAGTGCCCAGAAAGATATTAAAACCGAGTTTGCTACAGATGGCCCGATATTAGCCACCAATGCTGCTGCCGTGCCTGTTGACAACAATTTAACTGAGGAAGCTGAAGAAATTAAATCGGCCTTTAATGTGGACGAAGATGAAACATCACCTTCAATTGCAGCACTTTTCAACCATACTAAAAAGGAAACGGAAGCAACTGCTTCACTAGAAAATTCTGAAGAACAAAAAGAAGACAACTCCCCTGTGGAGCTTGAACCTAAAATAACACAAGAACCTCAAAATACTTCTAAACCCAACGATAGTCTTCAGGTAGAAGTAAATCAAAGTGGTAATGACGATTTTGAAATTGAAATAGAACAGGTTGAAGAGGAAGAATCTGAAAACGATAATCTAGCCAACAAATTGGTTGCCGATTTTGGGCAATTTGACCCTACTTTGGAATTGAGCAAATACCAATTTCCTCCTCTAGACCTCCTCAAAAAATACGACTCGGAAGGAATCACAATTAACCAAGAAGAGCTTGAAGAGAACAAAAACCGTATTGTTGATACCCTTAGCAACTATAAAATAGGGATTTCCAGTATTAAGGCCACTATTGGTCCTACCGTAACCTTGTATGAAATTGTTCCTGAAGCGGGAGTACGAATTTCAAAAATTAAAAACCTAGAGGACGATATAGCCCTTTCGCTTTCTGCATTGGGTATTCGTATTATTGCCCCCATTCCTGGTAAAGGGACTATTGGTATTGAGGTCCCAAACAAGAGTTCAACCATAGTTTCCATGCGTTCGGTAATTGCTTCGCAAAAATTCCAGAAATCGGACATGGAACTACCTATTGCTTTTGGAAAAAACATTAGCAATGAAACCATGGTGGTAGATTTGGCAAAAATGCCCCACCTTTTGATGGCTGGTGCAACAGGTCAAGGAAAGTCTGTTGGTTTGAATGCTGTATTGACATCATTGCTGTATAAAAAGCACCCTGCCGAAGTAAAATTTGTATTGGTAGACCCCAAGAAGGTTGAATTAACCTTATTCAATAAAATAGAACGCCATTATTTGGCCAAACTTCCTGATAGCGAAGATGCCATTATAACAGACAACACAAAAGTAATCAACACCTTGAATTCCCTTTGTATTGAAATGGACAACCGTTACGAGATGCTTAAAAATGCAATGTGTCGTAACATCAAGGAGTACAACGAAAAATTTAAGTCACGAAAACTGAACCCTAACGATGGACACCAGTTTTTACCTTATATCGTGTTGGTAGTAGATGAGTTTGCCGACTTGATTATGACTGCTGGAAAAGAAGTAGAAACCCCAATTGCACGTCTAGCTCAATTGGCCCGTGCTATTGGAATTCACTTAATTATTGCCACGCAACGTCCTTCGGTAAACGTTATCACCGGTATCATAAAAGCTAACTTCCCGGCCCGAATTGCTTTTAGGGTAACCTCTAAAATTGATTCCAGAACTATTTTGGATGGTCCTGGAGCAGACCAATTAATTGGTCGCGGGGACATGCTTTACACTCAAGGAAACGATATTATTAGGATACAATGTGCTTTTGTTGACACCCCTGAAGTTGAAAAGATTACAGAGTTTATAGGTGGACAGAAAGCTTATCCAGACGCCTATTTACTGCCAGAATATGTGGGAGAAGACGGCAATGGCACAGGTCTTGATATAGATATTTCTGATAGAGATGCTTTATTCCGTGAAGCCGCCGAAATAATTGTCACTGCACAACAAGGCTCAGCCTCCTTACTCCAACGAAAACTAAAATTGGGTTATAACAGAGCAGGCCGTTTGATAGACCAACTTGAAGCAGCTGGCATTGTGGGCGGATTTGAAGGCAGTAAAGCCAGACAAGTTCTTGTTCCAGATCTCGCCGCACTGGACCAATTATTGGAAAATGAAAATATATAG